The window AGCGGGCAGTACTTGACGGTGTGCGCGCCGTCCCCGTTGGCGCCGCACAGCGGGCAAGTGTACGCCCGCAGGACGGGGCACAGCACCCGGCCGTCCGCCGTCTTCAGAATGTGGCTGCCGTACACCTCCTCCGGGGCGCCGTTATTGCGGCAAAACACGCACAGCCTGGCGTCGGGCTTGCCGCGCGGAGCCCGCTTGCAGCGTCCGCGGGCCTCCGGAGCCTCCGCACACATCGGCGGGCAGCCGAGCGCGCGGTCCCCGTCCCCGGCGAGCGGCGGCCGCCGACGCAGCGGCGAGATGCGCTCGCGGAGCTCGTAGGGCGAGTCGTCCGAGGCCAGCCTGGTTTTCGGGGACTCCGTGATGGCGTCGGGGCTCCGGGGCCGCCTCGGCGGGGCCACCAGGGTGGACAAGCCCAGGTAGTCGTTCCAGAAATTGAACGTGTGGTCGCACGGAGACAAGTAGCCGCGCTGCACCAAATCCATCGCGACGGGCTCAGCATGGGCGCCCTTGCGGgagcttctcctcctcctcctcctcctccaggttCCAGCGTGCGGGGCCGTCGACGTGCGGGCGCGGTTAAGTGAGCCGCGGGAAGGGGGCGTGGCTTCGCTTCAAGTTGACCAGCTCCGGCAGGGGCGTCACTACTCTCGAAAACGGGGGCCCACGGCCACGCAAAACATTTCCGATATTATACACTCCTGCTtgcattttttacaattaatttGATGGACAGTTAGCAAATAAATagtcatacaaataaaaaaaaaagtggtgatTTACACTCATTGAAAATGGACggctatttgattgacaggcctCTCAAACACGGTGGC of the Phycodurus eques isolate BA_2022a chromosome 14, UOR_Pequ_1.1, whole genome shotgun sequence genome contains:
- the LOC133412613 gene encoding nanos homolog 1-like, with the translated sequence MDLVQRGYLSPCDHTFNFWNDYLGLSTLVAPPRRPRSPDAITESPKTRLASDDSPYELRERISPLRRRPPLAGDGDRALGCPPMCAEAPEARGRCKRAPRGKPDARLCVFCRNNGAPEEVYGSHILKTADGRVLCPVLRAYTCPLCGANGDGAHTVKYCPLAACREPPGGGHDGVAPARGGRSPGAGLKLFS